The window AATACTTCTTATTATCGTAATTAAAAGCACCTTAATCGGCATTTTGGTAATGCCGTCAAAAACCGATTGAAAATCCGGCGTTTCTTCTCTTGCCACATTTAAAGTATACCATTCACTTCCCACAAGCAAAAATATCAAAAGCAACGTTGCAACACCCGATATGATATAGCCTCCTATTGACCCATTCTGCGTACTCAAAGATCCACACATAACAGCAATCACTCTCAACAACCATAACAGTGCCTCTATAAGTGCCGGTGTGTTACCGCATTGTTTTACCAAACTCTTTGCGCGCAATTTCATTGCACTGATATCAAAATTCATTATTTTTTCTCCCCTTCCGCTAACACATTACATTTCTTTTTTCAATAAATAAATTCAATTTAGAAACAAGTTTTTTCGCCTCGACAACTTCATTGGATTCAACATATCTGCCGATTTCCTCAATAGTACCCTCAATCTTGTCCTCAAGCTCCATGCTGTTTACACTGCTTTTTCGATTACCGTATTTAATATTGTCAACTGCCTTTTTTAATTCAGTTTTTAAACCGTCGTCATTGACGCTTACCAAAATCAAATTTATATGGCGTTGACTTTCGGTATAGAAACTATATTCTCCGCTTGTCTGATTTTTTTCTATACTGCCAAACGCACCGTACAATATAAGCTGAGCAATACCCATCAAGCACAAAAGAACAACACTCATTGTAAGCATTGGCGTCATTCTGATAACCGTCTTAAACAATATAAACTGAATAATTAGATATACTCCGTAAACAATGATATAAGGCACTCTTAAAAATTTCAAATTGTTTTTAAATTTCAAAACTCCCCAAGGAATTATCTGCAATACAATCGCAATGTCTAAAAATATGTATCCTATAACAAACGCCGGTGTTTTTATAGTATGCGTAAACAATGTCAATGTAGATAAAATAAGCATTATAGATACTATACCGGAAGATATAATCAAATTTTTCTTCATATTATTAATTCCTTTCTTATTCGATTTTTATATTATTTAAAATATATATCATCTATAATTCTTCTTTGTATATCGGAAAGCATTTCTGCCATTAACTCTGATCCTCCCGACCAATTCACAAACCAGTACTCTGATAATTTAAAACCACCATCCGTAGTGCTGATTTGCATCAATAAAAAGTCATACCAGCTTAAATGTACTCTTTTGGAATCGGCTTTTAAATAAATTCCGTCACTGCAAATTGCCAATCCTTTTTTTGCTTTTCTTAAAGATGTTTCAAAAATCATATACGTTTCCACACCCTCAGGTATTCCAAGCAATTCTTTATATTTTGCTCCGTATGGTATACTCATAATATTTGACTGAACAGGAATCATTCCTGCTGCAGATAACTTTCTTGTTCTGCACATATTTAATGCCATTTGTGCACAATTTTTTCTGTTTTCTGCCGTATTAATCTTTTCTTTAATAATAGGTGCATTTCCGACTATTACTTTGAAAAAAAACAATTCCTTTCTTCCATCAAGAGTTAATCCACCTAAATATTCTCCTTCTTCAAAAGAACTCAGCGACTTTTTATATGTAATGGCAGTATCTCCTCTTTTTAATTCTGTCTTAATAACATCACAACTTACAGCTTTGAGAGTTTTATATGAAACAAAAGTCAAAATAGCATTTTCAACTATATCTTCCGTTGCAGGTTCAAAATACACTTTTAAACGCAATACTCTTTTTTCACCTTTCGGAATTGCAACACATCTCTGTCGGTTTGCAAAATTACTGTCTGTTACATAAGTATCTACCCAATTAATTTTATATTTAGTTTTTAATTTAACTGTTTGATTTTGAGTTTGTGTTTGAGTTTCTTCTCTTTTCTCTCCCTTTACTTCACTTCCGCAGTAATCACAAATTGTATCTTCATAAATTGACACGCCCTCTAACGGTGCTCCGCAATGCGGGCAAACTCTTTCACTCATTTAAAATCACCCCTATTTGAAAATCTTACTTTTTATAAATGCTTTTTTTGAATTTTTCATAAGTTGGTCAACGTAGTCCGCATTTATGTCCAGCTTATAATCATTAATGCTCAAGTCACCCGTATAAACATAAGAAATATTTAGCTTACCGTTATCCGGCAAAAACATAATCGGTCTGTTTCCGAAATCAACAATATCGCCTTGTGCATTAAATTTCACAGTCATTGATTGATCACAATATAATGCATTATTACTCGCAGCCTCACGAAAACCGATTAGATACATCATTTTTGAAACAACACGCAATGCAACAATAATTTTTTCACCGTTTGCATTGTTGGTTGTAAAATATCCGCCGTCAACTTTATCATAATTTTTACCTGCAAGTTCAACATATAATTGAGGATTTAACACAGCGATTTGCTTTGTCCCCTCTTCTTTTTGTTTTTCTTCTTGCTCTTTCTTTTGCTTTTCTTCCTCCGCCTTTTTCTTTTCCGCCTCGGCTTTTTCTACTTTCTCTTTCTCTAATCGCTCTTTCTCCGCCTTTTCTTTTTCGGCTTTCTCTTTCTCTAATCGTTCTTTCTCTGCCTTTTCTTTTTCGGCTTTCTCTTTTTCTAATCGTTCCTTTTCAGCTTTTTCTTTTTCAAGCCGTTCCTTTTCTTCCGCTTTTCTTTTTTCAGCCTGCTCATCAAACTTTTTGAAAAACTTTTCTTTTCTCTCTTTATATTCATCACCGAGTTTTATAAGCTCTTTCTTCTGCTCAATCGGCGCATAGTCAACCGCCCTTTGAAAATACATATCATTTACCGTATACGGACGGCACTCCTCCGTAAATTCCGTACACTTGTAATCAATCGGCTTTGATACTTCCCACCATATACGCCAATCTGTTTCAAATTCCGTAGACAGATCAATAAGTAAATCCTGAGCTTTCAAATAATATGTAGGTTGATTTTCCGTATCTACATATTCTTTTTTATTAAAACTTGTATCGTAATAAAATTCAACCTCTTCCAAAGCACTGTCAACCTTACTTTTTGGTTCATTCTTCGGTGTTTTATTTTTTACTTCCGGTTGTTCTGTCGGTTTTACCTTTTGTACTTCCGGTTTAATTTCTTCATATTTCGGCACTTCTATTTTAGTACCGCATTTTAAACAAAAGCAAAAATCTCTTGATTTATCAAGCGGAAACTGAAAACCGCAATTTGGACAAATTACATTTTCCATTATATCATTTCATCTCCTACTGTACCTTTTCACCGCATTCAAGGCAGAATTTTGCTCCCGGTTGAATTACAGCGCCACATTTTGAACAAGTCTTTTCAAGTTTTTCACCGCACACAAAACAGAACTTTGCCTCTTCGGGTAATTCGGCATTGCACGATGGGCAGATTTTTTTACCTTTCAGAACTATCTTCTGACCGCAACCCAAACAGAATTTTGCTCCCTCCGGCAACTTTGCACCGCAGTTTTCACAAACAATACCGTTATCCTCATGCGGTTGTTCCGGTTTTTCCTGCTCATTATTTTGAG of the Hominilimicola fabiformis genome contains:
- a CDS encoding DUF975 family protein, with amino-acid sequence MNFDISAMKLRAKSLVKQCGNTPALIEALLWLLRVIAVMCGSLSTQNGSIGGYIISGVATLLLIFLLVGSEWYTLNVAREETPDFQSVFDGITKMPIKVLLITIIRSIMCYVFAIFLIVPIIFPIYWFRPVFYIAKDKQGMSFIKVMAESIKLMKGNKMAWFKLDLSFIGWYILNTVTLGFAGFYSLPIMKTTYAEFYDFIKGKNEMF
- a CDS encoding zinc ribbon domain-containing protein; translated protein: MSERVCPHCGAPLEGVSIYEDTICDYCGSEVKGEKREETQTQTQNQTVKLKTKYKINWVDTYVTDSNFANRQRCVAIPKGEKRVLRLKVYFEPATEDIVENAILTFVSYKTLKAVSCDVIKTELKRGDTAITYKKSLSSFEEGEYLGGLTLDGRKELFFFKVIVGNAPIIKEKINTAENRKNCAQMALNMCRTRKLSAAGMIPVQSNIMSIPYGAKYKELLGIPEGVETYMIFETSLRKAKKGLAICSDGIYLKADSKRVHLSWYDFLLMQISTTDGGFKLSEYWFVNWSGGSELMAEMLSDIQRRIIDDIYFK
- a CDS encoding zinc ribbon domain-containing protein, with translation MENVICPNCGFQFPLDKSRDFCFCLKCGTKIEVPKYEEIKPEVQKVKPTEQPEVKNKTPKNEPKSKVDSALEEVEFYYDTSFNKKEYVDTENQPTYYLKAQDLLIDLSTEFETDWRIWWEVSKPIDYKCTEFTEECRPYTVNDMYFQRAVDYAPIEQKKELIKLGDEYKERKEKFFKKFDEQAEKRKAEEKERLEKEKAEKERLEKEKAEKEKAEKERLEKEKAEKEKAEKERLEKEKVEKAEAEKKKAEEEKQKKEQEEKQKEEGTKQIAVLNPQLYVELAGKNYDKVDGGYFTTNNANGEKIIVALRVVSKMMYLIGFREAASNNALYCDQSMTVKFNAQGDIVDFGNRPIMFLPDNGKLNISYVYTGDLSINDYKLDINADYVDQLMKNSKKAFIKSKIFK